The following proteins are co-located in the Pan troglodytes isolate AG18354 chromosome 5, NHGRI_mPanTro3-v2.0_pri, whole genome shotgun sequence genome:
- the LOC134810271 gene encoding uncharacterized protein LOC134810271 isoform X9, translating to MCSGSRRPEPGARERPSPGRRPRQHPRQETRSRGRRCPEPGVNGCAAAGRVNEARRRGRRRRRRRPRRRRCGDWDAPWSPTARSLWAGPETLPLPGAPPPPPTWFQCCAQAGPAGGREGGRTGGARGASSIKSPGWSIQAADLFVILVQQSPPPLPLQGSASHVRLL from the exons ATGTGCAGCGGCAGCCGCCGCCCGGAGCCGGGAGCCCGCGAGCGCCCCAGTCCGGGCCGGCGCCCCCGCCAGCACCCGCGGCAGGAGACGAGGAGCCGCGGCAGGCGCTGCCCTGAGCCGGGAGTGAACGGCTGCGCGGCTGCTGGGAGGGTGAATGAAgccaggaggaggggaaggaggaggaggaggcggcggccGCGGAGGAGGCGCTGCGGGGATTGGGATGCGCCCTGGAGCCCCACTGCTCGTTCACTCTGGGCCGGGCCGGAGACTCTGCCACTCCCGggggcgccgccgccgcctcctacGTGGTTCCAGTGCTGCGCGCAGGCCGGTCCCGCAGGGGGCAGGGAAGGGGGCCGGACGGGCGGAGCGAGAG GAGCATCGTCCATCAAGTCACCAGGGTGGTCCATTCAAGCTGCAGATTTGTTTGTCATCCTTGTACAGCAATCTCCTCCTCCACTGCCACTACAGGGAAGTGCATCACATGTCAG attgttgTAA
- the LOC134810271 gene encoding uncharacterized protein LOC134810271 isoform X2: MCSGSRRPEPGARERPSPGRRPRQHPRQETRSRGRRCPEPGVNGCAAAGRVNEARRRGRRRRRRRPRRRRCGDWDAPWSPTARSLWAGPETLPLPGAPPPPPTWFQCCAQAGPAGGREGGRTGGARGFTSQKLLQAPSSLMERSIVHQVTRVVHSSCRFVCHPCTAISSSTATTGKCITCQIPWCCSPLRNYHLLSFGMI; encoded by the exons ATGTGCAGCGGCAGCCGCCGCCCGGAGCCGGGAGCCCGCGAGCGCCCCAGTCCGGGCCGGCGCCCCCGCCAGCACCCGCGGCAGGAGACGAGGAGCCGCGGCAGGCGCTGCCCTGAGCCGGGAGTGAACGGCTGCGCGGCTGCTGGGAGGGTGAATGAAgccaggaggaggggaaggaggaggaggaggcggcggccGCGGAGGAGGCGCTGCGGGGATTGGGATGCGCCCTGGAGCCCCACTGCTCGTTCACTCTGGGCCGGGCCGGAGACTCTGCCACTCCCGggggcgccgccgccgcctcctacGTGGTTCCAGTGCTGCGCGCAGGCCGGTCCCGCAGGGGGCAGGGAAGGGGGCCGGACGGGCGGAGCGAGAG GTTTTACCTCACAAAAGCTACTACAAGCACCAAGCTCCCTGATGGAAAG GAGCATCGTCCATCAAGTCACCAGGGTGGTCCATTCAAGCTGCAGATTTGTTTGTCATCCTTGTACAGCAATCTCCTCCTCCACTGCCACTACAGGGAAGTGCATCACATGTCAG
- the LOC134810271 gene encoding uncharacterized protein LOC134810271 isoform X7 yields the protein MCSGSRRPEPGARERPSPGRRPRQHPRQETRSRGRRCPEPGVNGCAAAGRVNEARRRGRRRRRRRPRRRRCGDWDAPWSPTARSLWAGPETLPLPGAPPPPPTWFQCCAQAGPAGGREGGRTGGARGFTSQKLLQAPSSLMERSIVHQVTRVVHSSCRFVCHPCTAISSSTATTGKCITCQIVVK from the exons ATGTGCAGCGGCAGCCGCCGCCCGGAGCCGGGAGCCCGCGAGCGCCCCAGTCCGGGCCGGCGCCCCCGCCAGCACCCGCGGCAGGAGACGAGGAGCCGCGGCAGGCGCTGCCCTGAGCCGGGAGTGAACGGCTGCGCGGCTGCTGGGAGGGTGAATGAAgccaggaggaggggaaggaggaggaggaggcggcggccGCGGAGGAGGCGCTGCGGGGATTGGGATGCGCCCTGGAGCCCCACTGCTCGTTCACTCTGGGCCGGGCCGGAGACTCTGCCACTCCCGggggcgccgccgccgcctcctacGTGGTTCCAGTGCTGCGCGCAGGCCGGTCCCGCAGGGGGCAGGGAAGGGGGCCGGACGGGCGGAGCGAGAG GTTTTACCTCACAAAAGCTACTACAAGCACCAAGCTCCCTGATGGAAAG GAGCATCGTCCATCAAGTCACCAGGGTGGTCCATTCAAGCTGCAGATTTGTTTGTCATCCTTGTACAGCAATCTCCTCCTCCACTGCCACTACAGGGAAGTGCATCACATGTCAG attgttgTAAAATGA
- the LOC134810271 gene encoding uncharacterized protein LOC134810271 isoform X6, with the protein MCSGSRRPEPGARERPSPGRRPRQHPRQETRSRGRRCPEPGVNGCAAAGRVNEARRRGRRRRRRRPRRRRCGDWDAPWSPTARSLWAGPETLPLPGAPPPPPTWFQCCAQAGPAGGREGGRTGGARGFTSQKLLQAPSSLMERSIVHQVTRVVHSSCRFVCHPCTAISSSTATTGKCITCQVTTVIQYTQVPGS; encoded by the exons ATGTGCAGCGGCAGCCGCCGCCCGGAGCCGGGAGCCCGCGAGCGCCCCAGTCCGGGCCGGCGCCCCCGCCAGCACCCGCGGCAGGAGACGAGGAGCCGCGGCAGGCGCTGCCCTGAGCCGGGAGTGAACGGCTGCGCGGCTGCTGGGAGGGTGAATGAAgccaggaggaggggaaggaggaggaggaggcggcggccGCGGAGGAGGCGCTGCGGGGATTGGGATGCGCCCTGGAGCCCCACTGCTCGTTCACTCTGGGCCGGGCCGGAGACTCTGCCACTCCCGggggcgccgccgccgcctcctacGTGGTTCCAGTGCTGCGCGCAGGCCGGTCCCGCAGGGGGCAGGGAAGGGGGCCGGACGGGCGGAGCGAGAG GTTTTACCTCACAAAAGCTACTACAAGCACCAAGCTCCCTGATGGAAAG GAGCATCGTCCATCAAGTCACCAGGGTGGTCCATTCAAGCTGCAGATTTGTTTGTCATCCTTGTACAGCAATCTCCTCCTCCACTGCCACTACAGGGAAGTGCATCACATGTCAG
- the LOC134810271 gene encoding uncharacterized protein LOC134810271 isoform X5 — protein sequence MCSGSRRPEPGARERPSPGRRPRQHPRQETRSRGRRCPEPGVNGCAAAGRVNEARRRGRRRRRRRPRRRRCGDWDAPWSPTARSLWAGPETLPLPGAPPPPPTWFQCCAQAGPAGGREGGRTGGARGFTSQKLLQAPSSLMERSIVHQVTRVVHSSCRFVCHPCTAISSSTATTGKCITCQNISALSSCPSKNQKI from the exons ATGTGCAGCGGCAGCCGCCGCCCGGAGCCGGGAGCCCGCGAGCGCCCCAGTCCGGGCCGGCGCCCCCGCCAGCACCCGCGGCAGGAGACGAGGAGCCGCGGCAGGCGCTGCCCTGAGCCGGGAGTGAACGGCTGCGCGGCTGCTGGGAGGGTGAATGAAgccaggaggaggggaaggaggaggaggaggcggcggccGCGGAGGAGGCGCTGCGGGGATTGGGATGCGCCCTGGAGCCCCACTGCTCGTTCACTCTGGGCCGGGCCGGAGACTCTGCCACTCCCGggggcgccgccgccgcctcctacGTGGTTCCAGTGCTGCGCGCAGGCCGGTCCCGCAGGGGGCAGGGAAGGGGGCCGGACGGGCGGAGCGAGAG GTTTTACCTCACAAAAGCTACTACAAGCACCAAGCTCCCTGATGGAAAG GAGCATCGTCCATCAAGTCACCAGGGTGGTCCATTCAAGCTGCAGATTTGTTTGTCATCCTTGTACAGCAATCTCCTCCTCCACTGCCACTACAGGGAAGTGCATCACATGTCAG
- the LOC134810271 gene encoding uncharacterized protein LOC134810271 isoform X8 — MCSGSRRPEPGARERPSPGRRPRQHPRQETRSRGRRCPEPGVNGCAAAGRVNEARRRGRRRRRRRPRRRRCGDWDAPWSPTARSLWAGPETLPLPGAPPPPPTWFQCCAQAGPAGGREGGRTGGARGASSIKSPGWSIQAADLFVILVQQSPPPLPLQGSASHVRFHGAAPL; from the exons ATGTGCAGCGGCAGCCGCCGCCCGGAGCCGGGAGCCCGCGAGCGCCCCAGTCCGGGCCGGCGCCCCCGCCAGCACCCGCGGCAGGAGACGAGGAGCCGCGGCAGGCGCTGCCCTGAGCCGGGAGTGAACGGCTGCGCGGCTGCTGGGAGGGTGAATGAAgccaggaggaggggaaggaggaggaggaggcggcggccGCGGAGGAGGCGCTGCGGGGATTGGGATGCGCCCTGGAGCCCCACTGCTCGTTCACTCTGGGCCGGGCCGGAGACTCTGCCACTCCCGggggcgccgccgccgcctcctacGTGGTTCCAGTGCTGCGCGCAGGCCGGTCCCGCAGGGGGCAGGGAAGGGGGCCGGACGGGCGGAGCGAGAG GAGCATCGTCCATCAAGTCACCAGGGTGGTCCATTCAAGCTGCAGATTTGTTTGTCATCCTTGTACAGCAATCTCCTCCTCCACTGCCACTACAGGGAAGTGCATCACATGTCAG